In the genome of Primulina eburnea isolate SZY01 chromosome 13, ASM2296580v1, whole genome shotgun sequence, the window ttataataaatatatattgatgtgaaataatgcatagtaaaataaaatgtatcaaAAAAGTGAAAAGtcacctaaataaataaataagacattaattaagtaatagtTGGAAAAGGGTAAccaagtaaattcacaattcaaactcatatatttataatagtatagatatagatagatatagatagatagatatagatatagatattgatatagatatagatatagatatagatatagatatagatatgatacaataaatttgaattttttgaaattcttTTTGATCTATTTGGTGTGATTTATTTACTTTGTTAAGAATGTCACTCCACACCATATTTGATTACtgctaatttatttttattttcatttttaataatTGTATGAAATATAAATCATGGTAATGCGACATATAATACTAAACCGAGTGAGCCAATCACCACCTTTAAACATTTCTATCAAATCTGCGTCATACTTCATTATTTCTTCTCCCATAGATGCAGAAAAAAAGGAGCATACAAAATCTCACCTTAATTACATTCTTTTCGACAAATACTGCCTTACAAAAGAAAAGGAACGACGGTGTCGATTTGTAAAACCGGTTACCCCGACTCCAAGTTGTCTCAAAGCTTGCATTCCTGACTTCGAACGACTCCATTTTGTATGCATTATATGACTGTTCCATCGTTGATCGTTGCCTTCTCGAGTATGACGGTGATCCCTGAACGAATACAGAATCCTTCTTCCTGTCTGTTACCTTCTTGAACACCCTGTTAAAGCCACAGAGAACTATTAAAGAAAAAACtttgtttttggtgaaaaagcTATTGCATTATATGTGATAAAATCTTACATCTTTGTTCATGATGATCACGTTTTTCCCTATTCTTGCATTCTTGTCAATAATACAGTTCCTACATGTCAAAAGTTACGCGAATCTCTTAAATACGAGCTCGTAAGAAACCATAGTATGTTCATTTCTTGGCTAAAACGAATCTCAACCTGTATATGTATGTACGTGCGTTTGTGTATCCAAGAAAAGGGTGTATGTTTGTTAACCTGATTTTTGTATCTCTACCTATCCCCATGGGAACTTTCCCTTGTGCGAGGAGGGAGGCGATTTCAGGTTCTGTTTGGTAATTATCGGCCCCCATCATTAATGTATCCTGTTATCCAGAAATATGATATAAAACATGCATATTCCGAATATAAAGCCTGTGTTTTAGTAAATGGAAGCACGACTCTTACCTTCAGTTCCACACCGCTGTCTAAACGAGAGCGCTCGCCCACAATCGAGTGTTCGACTATGCATTCTCGTAAGAAACACCCGTGTGAGATTATTGCATCCTTAATCTGAAAGATGGACTTGTTATATTAACCATATGAGGAATATGTTATGAAGCAACTTTTTTTTAGCTTACCTTGCATTTGTCGATTTTGGTTGGTGGTAAGAAACGAGGAGACGTATAGAAAGGAGTCTTTGGATCGTAAAACTCAAACTTAGGAAACTGCGCATAAAATTATCGACGTCTCACTTTCGAAGAATCGAACATAAAATGAACTTAtcaaacgaaagaaaatgagaggaaccTCATCGGTAAGAGCTAGATTAGCTTCGTAGAACGATTTTATCGTTCCAATATCCTCCCAATAGTCTCTGAATACATATGCCTGCAAAAAAGGCACATATAGATTTTCTTGGATGTAAAATCTTTCTACGAAAAATCAACTGCGTAAACATACTTGCACGTTGTATTCTTTTATAGCAGCGGGTATTATTTCCGATCCAAAGTCATTTGAATTTGGATATCTCCACCTCAGGAGATTTAATAAAATGTCTGTCCTAAATGCATAGACACCCATTGAAGCGATGTATGGAGATTTTGCTGCTTGGAGAGGCGACAGTCCTATGATAGACGTATCCACTTGCTGCAGGAATGTGAATTTAACAAATTAGGACAAAATGTGACATAATTTATGTGAAGTTTGTTTTGCATAGAATATGACATTGTGGGACGATTTAGAAAGCTCCAAAGAACTAAGTTTAGAAGATTAGATTAGAATACCATTGCTTTCTTATCAGCTCCCCAAGGTTTTTCGGCAAATTGGGTTATTCTTCCTCGGTTATCAATCTTCACCAGTCCAAAATCCGATGCTCGGCTACATAATTAAGGAGATTTTCAATCAGATACAACATGAacacaaaaattaaaaaattaaatcaatcttggaactTAGAACTAATTTTGACaattaaatcataaactagAACTAACAAGCAGGTTTAGAACAGCAACAAGAAACAGTTCGACTAACCTGTCATCCACAGCTGCGCATGAAAGAGTGAGATCCGCATTTCGGTCAATATGGTTCTGCTCGGGTATAGAAAAGGCTGAGAGAAACACCATGGAAAGTTTCCATAAAAATGGTTGGTTTTTATGAGCGAACATACCTGAACAAAGTCCATATAATCCATCCTATAAAGGTGATCCCCTGATAGTATCAATATGTTGTCGACGTCTTTTGCCTTTGCGTCCTGCAAGATTCATTTAAGGATTCTAATGTCATAAGAATAATTATCCAAACAAATCAAGATGATATTGCAAAAGCCAAATCTACAAACTCACCTCAAATACCCATATAAATTGCCTGACAGCATCTGCGGTTCCTTGGAACCACTGTTTTCCCGTATCTCCGGCCGTTTGAGTAGCAGCCAAAACCTGTTTTACATTAACAATAAGTAAAATGCTTTTGAAGAACTGATGCATCTTTATAATTCTTAGCAGTGGAGGGAGATCCAAGAATCCGGGAAAAGGGGACTAGATGGGGCAACTCAATAGATGTGGGGTGGTGTTAAAACTTAGTTGTACAAAAGTCACATATAAAATCCTAAAAAAGGAATTGCATCACCCCTTCCCCCGGCCTTTTGCTAGATCTACACTTCTTCACTGAGTATAACAAGAAAAATACTAATTTCCAATGAGGAGGTTCTTTTTCATGCGAACATATGTGGAGATATGAAAATATTCGTATACAAATCACAACCTCAACGAATCCATCACCAAAGTTGAGACCGTTTCCAGTATAGGTTCGAAAGATGTGACGATTGAGGGAAGCAGAATTGAACTGTGTCAGAACAAAGATCTTGTTGATGCCACTGTTGATACAGTTGCTCATCGGTATATCGATCAGCCTATAACATCCTCCTACTGGAACCTGCAAACAGCATCACAAAAGTCGTGAGATCTCGAAGAATCAAACTCAAAAACAGAAAGTAGTTTGATAGTTCATGTCAAGGCCATTGTAGTTTGATAGTTCATGTCAAGGCCATTTGCTATTCAACATCAAGGACAAAGACAAttgaaaaatcatcaagatcacaCTCTTTTTCTTGAAATGGTATTTCCAGTTGTATACTGCGATGCTTATTTGTAATTCGTGATCACGAAAATATTATCTTACAGCCGGTGTTGCGGCTTTGCTTGTAAGAGGGAAAAGCTGCGTGCCTGCACCTCCTCCAAGAATTATTGCTGCCACATTCTTCGGATTCGCATTGCGCCTCTCGAATTTTGGTGCCTGGACAGTCTAGAAACACACAGTTCAATCAATATAAGTATTCCCATGATTTGAAAACACACAACGAGCGAGGGGGTTCCAATAAAAAAGCAGCATATTTCATCCCAAAATCGTATTAAAAAATGGCTTTGTTTTCGAAACAATGAAATATATTATCGTGCATTCAAAATTTACTACAACTACAAACAATATATAGAACTTCAACTAAAATGAATCAACATAAACTGTGGGGCAAAAAAACAAACCAGAGTTTCTTGGATGTTTTCTCTGGTGAGTACAGAATAAGCAACCCCAGGTTTGATCTTCCTTTCCTTCTTCTCAAGATTCAAACCGTTTCCCCATTGATTCATCcaacaattattcaaactcCCTCTAATCTTCTCTCCCCAAAATCCATTACCTCCATTAACAAATCCACCTCTGCTCAAAGTTCCAAAATGGCAGCAAGCAtccatcataactcactcactaatccaaaaaaaaaaaaaaaacacatacaAATTCAAGAATCATCACCATTATGAGAAAAATCCAAAAATCCCATAAATTAAAGGAATGATCAAGCCTAATTCACAAGATTCAACATTACACACAAGTAGAAAGGTTTCAGTAGTGTATCAAAGAAGTGCAATATGTAATCCAAGCAACCAAGTAAAGTATAGATTTTCACCAAAAGGTTGGAACCCATTAAAAAATTCACTCTGAACAGTGATTCATAAGCAAAGTtacttatattaattttttaaaaaaacccttTAATATTTAGGAAAAAGTACAGGGTACAACTTAAAAATTGCACCTTCGGAAGGTGTAAAATAAGATCACCGAGAACTCAAGAGTCGAGATTTCAACCATTACATCGTGCAAAATGGCTGGCAGTCCAAGATTTTTTGGTTAAACGGAAAATTTCTCGTCCTTAAATCGAGATTCTTGAATCGAGAATCTTGAACATAGAAAACGAAACAGAAACACACAAAAAATGAATATCATACCACAGAAAGGTGGTGGAGGGAATGCAGATTGCAGTGCAGAATTATCGATTATGGTTACGAAGAACTGATTGATTTAGCCGGAAATGAATAAGAAATCAGCGAAGTGAAGGTGGCAGCTTTACTGGTTCGTGGGATATCACGAGATTCTTGAAACCTTGCATTTGGTTATGGCAAATACTGTATATATAGAAAAATGAAAGTGTAAACTTTATTATTTCTAGCAAAATCTTGATTTTACCATGTTAGGCACTTATTGATAGTACATTACAAATTCATgtaacttttttattttttttacatatttcGATAgttctattttatttttcaaaaaatataattaaaaaaaaaaggaaattgCTTAATCTGAACTTGACATATTCAtattatatctatatatataagtaTTATTTGCATTTAGCACTCTGAATTTTGTTAACCACATTCACCCTTACAATTCTCTTCAAGAATGTGACAACAACGCCCTCCCTTGcacttattaattttaattagagATTAATATGTTTtagaaatataataaataattttcatCTATTCATACAATCTCACAACaacatgatttattgttttaatttgttgtcatataattttgataatctaaatatttttatgtttatattaCATTGATGTTGGGTCAAATATGAATAAGTGAGAATATTACCAAGATGATTGATATTTTGGAAGTTCTCGTGCGTCAAAGTGCTGACGTTGCGTCATTTGATCTGTTTTGCTATGTGAGCTGTAAAAGAGTGATGTCATATCTTAATGTATAATACTACCTCTGGTGGTGACATGAATGACGGTAGGGAAATTGTAAGACTAATCTCTAAAAGATATGAGACAATACCAGCAGATAGACACACACTTCCCTGGACTCATGGACCTAACAGCTCGACATATTAGCATCGAAGTATGTGCACTATGCACTGCCACgagtataaaacaataaagtTGCGCATTGGCTTTTGACATAGCGGTAAACTTTTGATCCTAATAATTTGTATGAAAGCAAGGTCATGAGTTCAAGTCTCCCATAAGCATATTTCTATACTTCTTGGGAGAGAAAATGTTGGGCTAAATATATATGAGTGAAAATAGTACTGGAATGATTGACCTCATGAGAAGTTCACATGCGTCAAGGTGGCGTTGCGCCACTTTATCTGGTTGGCTAGGTGGATCTTTGTAGAGACAGGACCGACGGTAGAAATAAGGTGAGACTGATCTCTTAGAGGTATGCGACAATACTAACAGATAAACACGCATCTCGCTAAACTCATGTGCTTAACAGCCCGACCAATTAATACTCAAGTAGGATCACTCTGCGCTGCCACAAATATGAGGAAATAAAGTTG includes:
- the LOC140809405 gene encoding glucose-1-phosphate adenylyltransferase large subunit 1-like, with amino-acid sequence MMDACCHFGTLSRGGFVNGGNGFWGEKIRGSLNNCWMNQWGNGLNLEKKERKIKPGVAYSVLTRENIQETLTVQAPKFERRNANPKNVAAIILGGGAGTQLFPLTSKAATPAVPVGGCYRLIDIPMSNCINSGINKIFVLTQFNSASLNRHIFRTYTGNGLNFGDGFVEVLAATQTAGDTGKQWFQGTADAVRQFIWVFEDAKAKDVDNILILSGDHLYRMDYMDFVQNHIDRNADLTLSCAAVDDSRASDFGLVKIDNRGRITQFAEKPWGADKKAMQVDTSIIGLSPLQAAKSPYIASMGVYAFRTDILLNLLRWRYPNSNDFGSEIIPAAIKEYNVQAYVFRDYWEDIGTIKSFYEANLALTDEFPKFEFYDPKTPFYTSPRFLPPTKIDKCKIKDAIISHGCFLRECIVEHSIVGERSRLDSGVELKDTLMMGADNYQTEPEIASLLAQGKVPMGIGRDTKIRNCIIDKNARIGKNVIIMNKDGVQEGNRQEEGFCIRSGITVILEKATINDGTVI